From a region of the Sinorhizobium sp. B11 genome:
- the smpB gene encoding SsrA-binding protein SmpB has protein sequence MAPKGSQRIVKKVVAENRKARFNYEIIDTYEAGLVLMGTEVKSLREGKANIAESYASDEDGEIWLINSYLPEYLQANRFNHEPRRRRKLLLSGREINRLRAGINREGMTLIPMKIYFNDQGRAKLELALAKGKKLHDKRESEKERDWNRQKSRLLKGNA, from the coding sequence ATGGCCCCCAAAGGCAGCCAGCGTATCGTGAAGAAGGTCGTCGCGGAAAACCGCAAGGCCCGCTTCAACTACGAAATCATCGATACCTATGAGGCGGGCTTGGTGCTGATGGGCACCGAGGTCAAGTCATTGCGCGAAGGCAAGGCCAATATCGCCGAATCCTACGCTTCGGATGAGGATGGCGAGATCTGGCTGATCAATTCCTATCTGCCGGAATATCTGCAGGCGAACCGCTTCAACCACGAGCCGCGTCGCCGCCGCAAGCTGCTCTTGTCCGGGCGTGAGATCAACCGTTTGCGCGCTGGCATCAACCGCGAAGGCATGACGCTGATCCCGATGAAGATCTATTTCAACGATCAGGGCCGCGCCAAGCTCGAGCTGGCGCTCGCGAAGGGCAAGAAGCTGCACGACAAGCGCGAATCCGAGAAGGAGCGCGATTGGAACAGGCAGAAGAGCCGTCTGTTGAAAGGCAACGCCTGA
- a CDS encoding NYN domain-containing protein — MFDPREKIALFIDGANLYAASKSLGFDIDYRKLLKAFQKRGYLLRAYYYTALIEDQEYSSIRPLIDWLDYNGYKVVTKPAKEFTDSMGRRKIKGNMDIELAIDAMEQSETVDHLVIFSGDGDFTNLVEALQRKGRKVSVISTMSTQPPMIADDLRRQADHFIDLLSLKAEIGRDPSERPPRPAEVAPASDFED, encoded by the coding sequence ATGTTTGACCCACGCGAAAAAATTGCACTATTCATTGACGGCGCCAACCTCTACGCTGCATCCAAGAGTCTCGGCTTTGACATCGACTACCGCAAGCTCTTGAAAGCATTTCAGAAACGCGGATATCTGCTGCGCGCCTACTACTATACCGCGCTTATCGAAGACCAGGAATATTCCTCGATCCGTCCACTCATCGACTGGCTTGATTACAATGGCTACAAGGTCGTAACGAAGCCCGCCAAGGAGTTTACCGACTCCATGGGGCGTCGCAAGATCAAGGGCAATATGGATATCGAGCTCGCAATCGATGCCATGGAACAGTCCGAAACGGTCGACCATCTCGTCATCTTTTCCGGCGACGGCGATTTCACCAATCTGGTCGAAGCGCTGCAACGCAAGGGACGCAAGGTTTCGGTCATTTCGACCATGTCCACCCAACCGCCGATGATCGCCGACGACCTGCGCCGCCAGGCCGATCACTTCATCGATCTCCTGTCGCTGAAAGCAGAGATCGGGCGGGATCCTTCCGAACGTCCTCCGCGTCCTGCCGAAGTGGCGCCAGCCAGCGATTTCGAAGACTAA
- the rpoZ gene encoding DNA-directed RNA polymerase subunit omega has translation MARVTVEDCIDKVENRFELVLLASHRARLISQGASITIDRDNDKNPVVALREIADETLSPDDLKEDLIHSLQKHVEVDEPEPDPASLIAAGATATADSEEQDDLPETITFNQMSEEELLAGIEGLVPPEKSDDY, from the coding sequence ATGGCCCGTGTCACAGTAGAAGATTGCATTGACAAGGTGGAGAACCGCTTCGAGCTGGTTCTGCTCGCCAGCCACCGCGCCCGGCTGATTTCCCAGGGTGCGTCGATCACCATCGATCGTGACAACGACAAGAACCCGGTTGTGGCTCTGCGCGAAATCGCTGATGAGACCCTGTCGCCGGACGATCTGAAGGAAGACCTGATCCACTCGCTGCAGAAGCATGTGGAAGTGGACGAGCCCGAGCCCGATCCGGCAAGCCTGATCGCGGCCGGCGCTACTGCTACTGCCGACAGCGAAGAGCAGGACGATCTGCCGGAAACGATCACCTTCAACCAGATGTCGGAAGAAGAGCTTCTGGCCGGTATCGAAGGCCTTGTCCCGCCGGAAAAGAGCGACGATTACTAA